The following proteins are encoded in a genomic region of Gossypium hirsutum isolate 1008001.06 chromosome D05, Gossypium_hirsutum_v2.1, whole genome shotgun sequence:
- the LOC107906409 gene encoding putative 12-oxophytodienoate reductase 11, with the protein MEDTTIQPLLTPYKLGKFNLSHRIVLAPLTRQRSYNNVPQPHAILYYSQRASKGGLLLAEGTGVSDTAQGYQYTPGIWTKEQVEAWKPIVDAVHAKGGIFFCQIAHVGRVSNTGFQPNGQPPISCTDKALTPQLQASGVDVADFSPPRRLRTDEIPQIVNDFRIAARNAMEAGFDGVEIHGAHGFLIEQFLKDQVNDRTDQYGGSLENRCRFALEIVEAVASEIGADKVGIRLSPYTEFMESVDSDPQALGLYMVEALNKYGILYCHMVEPRIKIGMEVCESPQSLVPMRKAFNGSFIAAGGYGRDDGNDAVAENRADLVAYGRLFLANPDLPRRFELGAPLNKYDRSSFYTSDPVIGYTDYPFLGENGDA; encoded by the exons ATGGAAGATACCACCATTCAACCTCTTCTCACCCCCTACAAACTTGGCAAATTCAATCTTTCTCATAG AATTGTATTGGCTCCATTGACTAGACAAAGATCTTACAATAATGTTCCTCAACCACATGCCATTCTATACTATTCCCAGAGAGCTTCCAAAGGAGGTCTTTTGCTGGCTGAGGGTACTGGAGTTTCTGATACAGCTCAAGG GTATCAATATACACCTGGTATATGGACGAAAGAGCAAGTTGAGGCCTGGAAACCCATTGTTGATGCTGTTCATGCGAAAGGTGGAATTTTCTTTTGTCAGATTGCGCATGTTGGAAGGGTTTCAAATAcag GTTTTCAGCCAAATGGACAACCTCCAATCTCCTGTACTGATAAGGCGTTGACACCACAACTGCAAGCTAGTGGAGTAGATGTTGCGGACTTCTCACCTCCGAGGCGATTACGGACTGATGAAATTCCCCAGATTGTCAATGATTTCAGAATTGCAGCAAGGAATGCTATGGAAGCTG GTTTTGATGGAGTTGAGATTCATGGAGCTCATGGCTTCCTAATAGAACAGTTTTTGAAAGATCAAGTGAATGATCGGACAGATCAATATGGGGGGTCATTAGAAAACCGATGCCGGTTTGCCTTAGAGATAGTTGAAGCTGTTGCCAGTGAAATAGGAGCAGATAAAGTGGGAATAAGGctatctccctatacagaattcatGGAGTCAGTGGACTCTGATCCACAAGCATTAGGCCTCTACATGGTTGAGGCCTTGAACAAATACGGAATTCTCTACTGCCATATGGTGGAGCCAAGAATTAAAATAGGGATGGAAGTGTGTGAAAGTCCTCAAAGTCTTGTGCCAATGAGAAAGGCATTTAATGGCAGTTTCATCGCTGCTGGGGGCTATGGTAGAGATGATGGAAACGATGCTGTGGCTGAGAACCGAGCTGATCTTGTTGCTTACGGTCGATTGTTTTTGGCCAATCCGGATTTGCCAAGGAGATTTGAGCTTGGTGCCCCTCTTAATAAGTATGACAGGAGTAGTTTCTATACATCTGATCCAGTCATTGGTTACACTGATTACCCATTTCTTGGAGAGAATGGCGATGCTTAA
- the LOC107906408 gene encoding chaperone protein dnaJ 8, chloroplastic isoform X2, producing MASAIGMIGGKGCSSWMQVKEKGKKKMANRVRVYCSSAPSVMDPYKTLRIQPGASESEVKKAFRQLALQILMSRLRGETKAAEVYEEEIDEPMRGMDDSDWDLWEEWMGWEGAGIRDYSSHINPYI from the exons ATGGCGAGTGCTATTGGGATGATTGGTGGGAAGGGTTGTTCCTCGTGGATGCAAGTTAAGGAAAAGGGAAAGAAGAAGATGGCCAACAGAGTTAGAGTTTATTGTTCTTCTGCTCCGTCGGTGATGGATCCTTATAAAACTCTCAGGATCCAACCCGGCGCCTCTGAATCTGAAGTCAAAAAGGCCTTCAGGCAACTTGCCCTTCAG ATATTGATGAGTAGATTGAGAGGAGAAACAAAGGCAGCAGAAGTGTATGAGGAAGAGATAGATGAGCCAATGAGAGGAATGGATGATTCAGATTGGGATTTGTGGGAAGAATGGATGGGATGGGAAGGAGCTGGTATTCGTGACTATTCTTCCCATATCAATCCCTACATTTGA
- the LOC107906411 gene encoding 12-oxophytodienoate reductase 2: protein MEDTTIQPLLTPYKLGKFNLSHRIVLAPLTRQRSYNNVPQPHAILYYSQRASKGGLLLAEATGVSDTAQGYPDVPGIWTKEQVEAWKPIVDAVHAKGGIFFCQIWHVGRVSNTGFQPNGQPPISCTDKALTELRASGVDVADFSPPRRLRTDEIPQIVNDFRIAARNAMEAGFDGVEIHGAHGFLIEQFLKDQVNDRTDQYGGSLENRSRFALEIVEAVASEIGVDKVGIRLSPYTEYMESVDSDPQALGLYMVEALNKYGILYCHMVEPSIKIGMEVCECPQSLVPMRKAFNGTFIAAGGYGRDDGNDAVAENRADLVAYGRLFLANPDLPRRFELGAPLNKYDRSTFYTSDPVIGYTDYPFLEDNGNA from the exons ATGGAAGATACCACCATTCAACCTCTTCTCACCCCCTACAAACTTGGCAAATTCAATCTTTCTCATAG AATTGTATTGGCTCCATTGACTAGACAAAGATCTTACAATAACGTTCCTCAACCACATGCCATTTTATACTATTCCCAGAGAGCTTCCAAAGGAGGTCTTTTGCTGGCTGAGGCTACTGGAGTTTCTGATACAGCTCAAGG GTATCCAGATGTACCTGGTATATGGACGAAAGAGCAAGTTGAGGCCTGGAAACCCATTGTTGATGCTGTTCATGCGAAAGGTGGAATTTTCTTTTGTCAGATTTGGCATGTTGGAAGGGTTTCAAATAcag GTTTTCAGCCAAATGGACAACCTCCAATCTCCTGTACTGATAAGGCGTTGACAGAACTGCGAGCTAGTGGAGTAGATGTTGCGGACTTCTCACCTCCGAGGCGATTACGGACTGATGAAATTCCCCAGATTGTCAATGATTTCAGAATTGCAGCAAGGAATGCTATGGAAGCTG GTTTTGATGGAGTTGAGATTCATGGAGCTCATGGCTTCCTAATAGAACAGTTTTTGAAAGATCAAGTGAATGATCGGACAGATCAATATGGGGGGTCTTTAGAAAACAGAAGCCGGTTTGCCTTAGAGATAGTCGAAGCTGTTGCCAGTGAAATAGGAGTAGATAAAGTCGGAATAAGGctatctccctatacagaataCATGGAGTCAGTGGACTCTGATCCACAAGCATTAGGCCTCTACATGGTTGAGGCCTTGAACAAATACGGAATTCTCTACTGCCATATGGTGGAGCCTAGTATTAAAATAGGGATGGAAGTGTGTGAATGTCCTCAAAGTCTTGTGCCAATGAGAAAGGCATTTAATGGCACCTTCATCGCTGCTGGGGGCTATGGTAGAGATGATGGAAACGATGCTGTGGCTGAGAACCGAGCTGATCTTGTTGCTTACGGTCGATTGTTTTTGGCCAATCCGGATTTGCCAAGGAGATTTGAGCTTGGTGCCCCTCTTAATAAGTATGACAGGAGTACTTTCTATACATCTGATCCAGTCATTGGTTACACTGATTACCCATTTCTTGAAGATAATGGCAATGCTTAA
- the LOC107906410 gene encoding 12-oxophytodienoate reductase 2, whose translation MEDTTIQPLLTPYKLGKFNLSHRIVLAPLTRQRSYNNVPQRHAILYYSQRASKGGLLLAEATGVSDTAQGYPDAPGIWTKEQVEAWKPIVDAVHAKGGIFFCQIFHVGRVSNTGLQPNGQAPISSTDKALTPQLRASEVDIADFSPPRRLRTDEIPQIVNDFRIAARNVMEAGFDGVEIHGAHGYLIEQFLKDQVNDRTDQYGGSLENRCRFALEIVEAVAKEIGADKVGIRLSPYTEFMESVDSDPQALGLYMVEALNKYGILYCHMVEPRIKIGMEVCESPQSLVPMRKAFNGTFIAAGGYGRDDGNDAVAENRADLVAYGRLFLANPDLPRRFELGAPLNKYDRSTFYTSDPVIGYTDDPFLEDNGNA comes from the exons ATGGAAGATACCACCATTCAACCTCTTCTCACCCCCTACAAACTTGGCAAATTCAATCTTTCTCATAG AATTGTATTGGCTCCATTGACTAGACAAAGATCTTACAATAACGTTCCTCAACGACATGCCATTCTATACTATTCCCAGAGAGCTTCCAAAGGAGGTCTTTTGCTGGCTGAGGCTACTGGAGTTTCTGATACAGCTCAAGG GTATCCAGATGCACCTGGTATATGGACGAAAGAGCAAGTTGAGGCCTGGAAACCCATTGTTGATGCTGTTCATGCGAAAGGTGGAATTTTCTTTTGTCAGATTTTTCATGTTGGAAGGGTTTCAAATAcag GTTTGCAGCCAAATGGACAAGCTCCAATCTCCTCTACTGATAAGGCGTTGACACCACAACTGCGAGCTAGTGAAGTAGATATTGCGGACTTCTCACCTCCGAGGCGATTACGGACTGATGAAATTCCCCAGATTGTCAATGATTTCAGAATTGCAGCAAGGAATGTTATGGAAGCTG GTTTTGATGGAGTTGAGATTCATGGAGCTCATGGCTACCTAATAGAACAGTTTTTGAAAGATCAAGTAAATGATCGAACAGATCAATATGGGGGATCATTAGAAAACCGGTGCCGGTTTGCCTTAGAGATTGTCGAAGCTGTTGCCAAAGAAATAGGAGCAGATAAAGTCGGAATAAGGCTATCTCCCTACACAGAATTCATGGAGTCGGTGGACTCTGATCCACAAGCATTAGGCCTCTACATGGTTGAGGCCTTGAACAAATACGGAATTCTCTACTGCCATATGGTGGAGCCTAGAATTAAAATAGGGATGGAAGTGTGTGAAAGTCCTCAAAGTCTTGTGCCAATGAGAAAGGCATTTAATGGCACCTTCATCGCTGCTGGGGGCTATGGTAGAGATGATGGAAACGATGCTGTGGCTGAGAACCGAGCTGATCTTGTTGCTTACGGTCGATTGTTTTTGGCCAATCCGGATTTGCCAAGGAGATTTGAGCTTGGTGCCCCTCTTAATAAGTATGACAGGAGTACTTTCTATACATCTGATCCAGTCATTGGTTACACTGATGACCCATTTCTTGAAGATAATGGCAATGCTTAA
- the LOC107906408 gene encoding chaperone protein dnaJ 8, chloroplastic isoform X1 translates to MASAIGMIGGKGCSSWMQVKEKGKKKMANRVRVYCSSAPSVMDPYKTLRIQPGASESEVKKAFRQLALQYHPDVCRGSNCGVQFQTINEAYDILMSRLRGETKAAEVYEEEIDEPMRGMDDSDWDLWEEWMGWEGAGIRDYSSHINPYI, encoded by the exons ATGGCGAGTGCTATTGGGATGATTGGTGGGAAGGGTTGTTCCTCGTGGATGCAAGTTAAGGAAAAGGGAAAGAAGAAGATGGCCAACAGAGTTAGAGTTTATTGTTCTTCTGCTCCGTCGGTGATGGATCCTTATAAAACTCTCAGGATCCAACCCGGCGCCTCTGAATCTGAAGTCAAAAAGGCCTTCAGGCAACTTGCCCTTCAG TATCATCCGGACGTTTGCAGAGGAAGCAATTGTGGGGTTCAGTTTCAAACGATCAATGAAGCTTATGAT ATATTGATGAGTAGATTGAGAGGAGAAACAAAGGCAGCAGAAGTGTATGAGGAAGAGATAGATGAGCCAATGAGAGGAATGGATGATTCAGATTGGGATTTGTGGGAAGAATGGATGGGATGGGAAGGAGCTGGTATTCGTGACTATTCTTCCCATATCAATCCCTACATTTGA